Proteins from one Monodelphis domestica isolate mMonDom1 chromosome 6, mMonDom1.pri, whole genome shotgun sequence genomic window:
- the ANKRD37 gene encoding ankyrin repeat domain-containing protein 37 isoform X1 gives MLLLDCGAEVDTLKRLLEPGSAVNAPRDACGQTPVHLAAQAGHPFFLLWQLQTGADLNQQDAFGEAPIHKAAKAGSLECLSLLVASDALIDLQNKNGQTAEDLAWSCGFLECAKFLTTVKHTQSMKLSEQSKCSFNTNNCGLLLKKKRASRIVDNSNGKKHRSDAGHLC, from the exons ATGCTATTGCTGGACTGTGGAGCTGAG GTGGACACCCTGAAGCGCTTGCTGGAGCCCGGCAGCGCCGTAAACGCCCCTCGAGACGCCTGCGGCCAGACCCCCGTGCACCTGGCAGCCCAGGCCGGACATCCCTTTTTTCTGCTCTGGCAGCTGCAGACGGGAGCAGACCTCAACCAACAG gATGCTTTTGGAGAAGCTCCAATACATAAGGCAGCTAAAGCTGGGAGCTTGGAATGCCTCAGTCTGCTAGTAGCCAGTGATGCCCTAATTGA TTTACAGAACAAGAATGGGCAGACTGCAGAAGATCTGGCATGGTCTTGTGGATTTCTAGAATGTGCCAAATTTCTCACAACAGTTAAACACACACAGAGTATGAAATTAAGTGAACAATCCAAATGTTCATTCAACACTAACAACTGTGGTTTGttgctaaaaaaaaagagagcttccaggattgTGGACAACTCAAATGGGAAGAAGCATCGATCAGATG caGGCCATTTGTGTTGA
- the ANKRD37 gene encoding ankyrin repeat domain-containing protein 37 isoform X2 yields the protein MLLLDCGAEVDTLKRLLEPGSAVNAPRDACGQTPVHLAAQAGHPFFLLWQLQTGADLNQQDAFGEAPIHKAAKAGSLECLSLLVASDALIDLQNKNGQTAEDLAWSCGFLECAKFLTTVKHTQSMKLSEQSKCSFNTNNCGLLLKKKRASRIVDNSNGKKHRSDGHLC from the exons ATGCTATTGCTGGACTGTGGAGCTGAG GTGGACACCCTGAAGCGCTTGCTGGAGCCCGGCAGCGCCGTAAACGCCCCTCGAGACGCCTGCGGCCAGACCCCCGTGCACCTGGCAGCCCAGGCCGGACATCCCTTTTTTCTGCTCTGGCAGCTGCAGACGGGAGCAGACCTCAACCAACAG gATGCTTTTGGAGAAGCTCCAATACATAAGGCAGCTAAAGCTGGGAGCTTGGAATGCCTCAGTCTGCTAGTAGCCAGTGATGCCCTAATTGA TTTACAGAACAAGAATGGGCAGACTGCAGAAGATCTGGCATGGTCTTGTGGATTTCTAGAATGTGCCAAATTTCTCACAACAGTTAAACACACACAGAGTATGAAATTAAGTGAACAATCCAAATGTTCATTCAACACTAACAACTGTGGTTTGttgctaaaaaaaaagagagcttccaggattgTGGACAACTCAAATGGGAAGAAGCATCGATCAGATG GCCATTTGTGTTGA